CAGTTAATACTGCATACCGTGAATCATGCATCACTGGCAAACCATTTACTTTCAGCATCTAAGTAGGTCAAAAAACTCGCGTGATCTTAGAAAAGATACAGAGTCCAACCTATAACAGTAACACGCATATGAACCTAACTAAACATGAGTTTGTCTGGTTAGAAGCTCACCTGATAATTTTGGTAGGACTGAAATATCGTCCGCACTTATGTAGTAACTTTGCAGCAAACGGACAATTGCTTAGAGAGGTGCAAGTCCCTACAGTATTTGACAACACATAGGATGTCAATATCTCCAGCATGACTTCATCACGGAAGGTAATTACTCCGGATGCACTTGCACTTTCATCCTTGTAATGAATTTGGAAGTACCAATGACCAAATGGCCGCTATGTTTGCTGCTACAAAGCTGGAGACGCTGATTTAACAATACAGTAAGCAAAATTATAGATTCCTGTCCTGATACGATTATGAAAGCGTACAGGCCCGAATATCCAGGACAAAGTCACAAATGTGGAAAATTCTTACCACCTGGCAACTGATTCTGAAGTTAACATTAAGTCCAGCTCCAACATTTTCCAAACTTGATATTCCAGCAAGGTAACAGCCCTTCATCTTAAGTTAGAAACCTCTTGGCAACTTCTGAACCATGCCACTAGCTTCCTGTTGATAAATAAGTTCCAAAATCACATACTATAATGTATCTTAGCTCCACCTCTCCCGTTCTGCTACCCCTAAAAGACGATTAAACAAACTGTTGGCAAGACAAACAAAATTCTCATAAACCAACAGCTCAAGCCCCAACAACAGCACTAGTCAAACTTGGTCCCTTTTCTTGcattgctaatatatatatatatatatatacaaacaaATTTTAATGACCCAGGATTCATCCTGCTGACCCCATGGACCCCCACCATCCCATGGGACCAGGTGTGTACCATGCACGATTGTGCAGGTGAGGGGTGCTCTCCAAAGGTTTTTGCAGCAGGGTGGGATCGACCCTGCGACTTCTTCCGCTATGCAGCAAAGGGCAAGACATATTCGACCATTGGCACAAACTTTTGGAGGTTACTAATTTGAACGGTGTGTGCGCTAATAGTATTTATGAATAATTGGCCAGAGAATTTATGCACAAATCTATCCGCAAAATAAGCATGGCAGCATGTATATATCACCAGTTACTGCTTGTACCTTCAGATTGAAGATGCTTTCAGCAGATTGAAACTTTAAGCTCAGCTGATGCCTGGAATAATCTTTTGGAGCAGTCTATAGGGAGGTGTTGAACATGTGTCACTGTCCGCCTTGTCTGAGAGGCAACTAAGTTCTTGCTCCAAAAGAGAATAGGCTTCAGAAAATGCCTGCATGAATTAAACATTGAAAATCAAAACACCCATCACAAGGACATTCCTGAAATCATTCTATTTACAAAAGTCCTGTCAGAAAATACTGCAAGAAAAGACCATGTACTTTATGAGAAAACttctataaaaatatttaattgcttCTATATAAGGAGAGACTAACCTTGATACATTGATGTATGCGGAAGCAATTTCTCCCCACATTGTTTGTTGGACAAAGAGGGTCATCAATGTGAATAGGATCGATGCTACAGACAAGCATGAAGCAATTCATCAATAGACTCCCAATTGCTAAATCAAAACATTTGTCCACATTCGGAACAAACAAAGGTGGTGTTTGATAGAACTCTATAATTGAAGGGCTGTAAGAGATTAGTTAGGAAGAGGATGACCGTAAAGCATGGTGGAGAAAGATCTTACCAAGAGTCACCAACGATTAGGTAATAATTCTCTTTTGATTAGACTAGACGCGTACCCACGCTAGGCGCGGGGGTTATACGACTTGAACTACTAACATAAACTTCATGCTACAATATAACTTtttaagtaaaagaaaaaaatctaacTAGATCTAATATGATATTTAGCAATTTTAATATTCGGAAaattaagtaataaataaacTTTCATTGGAGAAAAGATAGATGTTTGcggaaagaagagagagaaatgggGAGGAGAGGGGAGATAGTGGGGAAAACTGCGAGAAAAAGAACAggggcgagagagagagagagagaatgtggTTAAGTGGGtggttaagaaaaattaatgaaattactAATCTATCCTTTCAACTACCTCATAATTTGAATAGTTACAATacataatttttattcttataaaGGGCATTTTCGGGATAATGAAAGTTATCCGAACTactttcttttcccttttgttATATAGCTAGATGACACAGAAATATGATACTTGATTCCTCCTTTAACATTTCTAAATACTCTGCTTTTATTCCTGCTAATCTACTTTAACCATCTCCTCAGCAGGTAGCTAGCAAGAGTCATCAACAGGCCCTAAATGGAGCAACTATTACCTGTGACCTCTTTCCCTAGTCATATACAATCCCCTTCCACGTACTGAGACGCGCATTTGGCGAGGGTCAAAGACATTCCTGAATAAGTGAACAGTGAATTATTGCAACTTGATAAATCAAAAGATATCACGAGACAGCTTAGTGAAAGATGATTTATAAGCTGCTTCCAGAATTCATGTGTGAAATAATTTGACTTACCCAAAGAAATACAGAAAATCCATCAGAAGGCTGCCAAAATTCTGCAGAGTTTTAAGAAACACATTCAGAACTTTCATAAACTTAAGATTGTAACCTCAGTTATCTTATGATATAACTAAAGGGAGTTCGAAGCTAAGTTATAAAAATTTACTTGGTTGATAGAGCGGCCAAGATGGTGCTCGTGCTGAAGAAAGCGCGTAATCAGTAATACCTGCCAATAATTGGAAATAACAGCAATTTATTTCTTGCAGCTTAAACTGGAGTTCTACTAAGCAAGTATCAGGGCATTCTAGTCATGAAATTTGCCGAAAGCAACTGTGACGAACTCACTGAATAcatccaaaataaaaattaaaaattaaaacaaactTAAGGCCTGGGAAAACTTTGGCTGCTAATGCATCTTTCAAATGTCCAAAAGAAATCCGAAGTTCATTTACTGTCCAAAGAAATAAAACAATGTTACATGTAGTCGGGAATCGCTGTAGGGCACTGGATGCTGCCAAGTTGACAGGATCATCTTTCTCTACAAACTatccataaaaaaatgttttttttcccattttgtTTTGGGTGGGGAGGGTGGCGGCGGGTGGGGGTTGGAGATGCTTCTGTAGGGGATTGGTTTTTTCCATTCAGGTGTGCTATCCAAGTGGGTGATCTATGGACTCCTATCGAAATAATACTTTTGTTGCACAAAGTCTTTTCGTAATCAGTAATTAGTTTTCTGTGGCATACTTCTTTCAGTAGACAATAATTAGtcttctttttcattattattattactgttTGGATAAGTACAATTAGTCTTTTTCAATACTCGACTCAGTATCATCAAGAAGAGTCCAGACAGTTCAAAGTTCTACAGGATCTGGGCTAATTGTTTTGGtcttaatttataattttgtaaCCAAGAATGGAGCATCTAAATTTGAACTCAAACTGAAAGCAGCATCTAAAGCACACCCATTTGCCTTAAGCATAGGCCAACTGCACAGATTACAAACCAAAAGAAATTTCCTGCAGAGGTTTATCATGAATTTAGTGGAAAGAGACTGCACAGCATTAATTACCAGACAATATGAACTCAAACCGCCTGAATAGGACTGGTCAAGGCTACGATCTGCCAGAAACTGTTTCAGAAGCAAAGCAAGCGGTGTTGCAGCAGGAAATTGCTCAGTCAACTCTCGGACCTTCAACAATAAGTAAAGGATAACAATAAGATTGGATCATGATACTACATGACAGAATTGAAAATGTTATAGCTCCGCTGTATTAAATGCAAAACTCTAGTAATTGAAGCAGAAAGGAAGTTATTCTATCTTCAGAATGTTTAAATTGCCTCTCATATAAATGCACAACAAAGTTTAAACGAAGTCACAAGAGTACGGCAGACAACAATTTTTGGGGCAAGCACCAGATGTTCAAAGTTTCAAAGAGTAACTGAAAGTTAACACACAATGCATCATACAGCATGCTTTGAGTACTATGCGTAGACAACTTACAGAAATTACTACATTTGATTCGAGTCCAATAAGGTTCTGACAAATCAATATCTATCATTGAACTTTCAAGAATAATCATTCTTATCCTTTAAGTAGGACTGCAAGTCATTATTATGAAGATAAATCTCTAAAAATTCAGTTATTTCAAAAAGATCTCAAATTCCTTAGGGTTGAGTAGCTCATCCCATTCAATCTCTCATTTTCAACTGACTGGTAGTTGACATAACTACACATCAGATAAGATGACTTATCAAATAAAACTTGTAGTAACTTGGAAAGACAGTGGCCGATGTTTGGTAAACTCATGATTCAGGTTCTACCATGCTGTCTTTACATTTGCAACTTCATATTGATGTGAATTTAATATCACCCTAACGGATGATGTTGAACAGCTAAACTGGAAAAAGAGAAACTGCATTactagttctgttgtttggAGTCCTGTATGAGAGGCAGACTTGAAGCTGATGTCAAGACGCACTGTTTTTGGATCCTTCTTACATTCATAATTTGTTTGACAACACCTTGGTGAAGAAGAATCTTCTGATTCGCCAACTTGAAAATCTACAAGATTACGCTCCTCACGATTGATCTGAACTGGATCCTCTTTTGGTGATTGTACACGAGACGCAGTAGATGTAATGAGATCACGCGGAACTTCAACCTCTAGCATTATAATAGGTATCTAACAGCAAAAAGTTGCCAACTTGAGAAAACAGTAATAGgacaaagcaaaagaaaatgcaGCAAAAGAAGAATGCGCCTCACAGCAGTATTTTCCACGGTCTTAAGTGAATCATTTTTAACCCATTCCTGATTGGCAAGATACCTAGCGGCATGCTGAACaaggggaaaaaataatatcattcACCTAacatttgaattgaattatgaCAATAATGTGGACATTGTTAAAAAGGACAATAATGGTAGAAGGACTAATTTACATGCTATCCAGGAAAAAGacttcaataaaaaaaacttaaatgaGCAAATCCGATTAGGTTTCTCATGTAAAAAGGAACTACATATGTATAAAGAATAAGACAGTTCCTGTGTACCTGAAGGCATGTCTCTTTAATACCATTACGACCTTCCAAAATCCCAGCTTCTTTAATTGGCTCCTAGAAGATAAATATTTGTGTAAGTTTGCAAAATCTAATATCTCCAGAGAAAAGATGTGATGACAAAACAGCCACAGAACATTTTTTTTACCAGATTTCTGACTGGTGGCAGACAAACTACAAGGTCCACATCACTTGTAGGAAGAGCTAGCCCAGTCGCATTTGACCCAAAAATGTTAGTTCGTGACCGGGGCCACAAGACTTGGAGCGACCGCGTAACACGTTTGACAGCCCAATTAATGTAAGGTTTCCTGGATAAATTCTCTGAGGCAACCTACAATTCCACAACAAAGAAGCTAATTTGTCAGAATTGCCAACAGAATAACAGATATAACGTTGAGACCTAAGAACAATGTTGTATAAGACCAAAAGGCAAGAAGCTGCTGATAAAGATGAAGCAGCTTAATGTAGGCCAACCTTCTTCCAAAATGAGTCGATTTCATCATTAAGGGTGCTGTGCAGCAAAGAGAGAGACGCCTTTCGCGTGGGACAGTTCTGTTGATCAGGCGGCTGCAGAGGGAAGGCAACATCCGGCTGCATCACACAAGATTAATATATCACCCAAATTAGGCAGGAGTAAAAGCAGAACAGTAACTTTTCATTCCTATTATCTTTCAGGCAATATGGCTACTAAGAAAACTGGACATGAAGCCCAGAAAGACCCGAAAGGTCCATCGATCCAGGTCTCTCTAGACATATTGATCTGCTCTGGCCCGAAACGCCTAACACAGTTTTCAAATAGGAAGTACCATAAGAATTTAATATACTTACATGTTCCTGATCACGTGCAAGCTGTGGTATCGCAATAAGATGATCCTGCAGCAAAGTCCCAGGTATGGGCTGAATCATCGAATGGGTTGAAAGGTTGTTAGCTCTCCAAGAAGGCAGAACAACCTCAGCACCATCCATGCGGACACAACCTTCCTCCAAATTACTATTACCATTGTCATGGTGCCAGCCTCTAACACCCCAGTGCCTTGGGCTGGAACTACCGGATCTAACAGTCGGGAAACCCCTATGCTTTCTCGAGTCCCCTACAGGAGAGGGTGGAGGTGGACGCGGGGCCCTTGGGACACATAGAACAACGGGTGATGGTGGCCGTTTTATTCGAGGTTTTTCTCGCCTAGTTGGAGGAATACAAGGGCTTTTCAGATCATGACCTCTCTTCAACCTTTCCCTTGAAATATTGGGAATGATGATTGGCCGTAAAACAGGGTAAGGAAGAGAATCTCCAGTCTTTCCATCAACATCAGCAGTTATATTAGCCAAAGATCCTGATGCTTCCTCATCACCTGCGGAATCAGCCAGGCCAGCTACTTCACTCCCTGCCATAACATAACCAAGAGCCTGGTGCCCTGAACTAAGAGGATCAAAAGGAGAACAAAAGGGAGCAGCAGTTGGTGAAGCAAGACCATTTGTACTGTACGAAGAAGAGAACGCAACCATATCATCGACAGCTCGATTCATATCGGCTTCCTGCCAAGTCCAGAAGCTATCATCAGAACTAAGGGATGGAGGCCGAGAATATCCCGTACCTGGGTGATCGGAAGGGTTCCAGTACATTATACCCCCACCAAAGTATTGATTATAATCAAACCCTGATACTCCATGCACCTCAAATTCTTCTTCTGATATCCACTGGCCATCACATTCATCCACTAGATCATGCATATTCATCAATTCAGGCTTATCCAAGAAATCCCCAGTATACTTCTTCTCATCGTTATTTGACGTAACATTAAGGTGCAAGCTATGAGATGAGAAACCCTGGTGAAATGGAGTCTGCCTTCTCGGGATGAACCCAGAGTCATAACCACATGCAATTGAGGAAGCTAGACTGCATGAACCTCTGACCACTGGGGGCCAATCTAAGCTCATTGGAAGAGGCCGAGTCAAAATTTGTTTGCAACCATTTTCCATTGGAGGATTCCTTGTTTGATGAATTGTTGGCAGAAAGGGTTGGTGGAAGTGGTTCTGCCAATTTCGGCCTACATCAAGATGTAATCTGTCTGTAGCAGGTGGAAGATGTGAACTTGGAGAAGGGGAATAAGAAGCCACACTAGGCCATTCCTGTGATTGGGACGCTGAAGAGCCATCACGTTCAGGTTGATCACCAAAGTTAactctctcctctcctttgGTTACTCCGCCTTTTAGATCAAAAACTCTTCCCTTTTGCCTAGGATGAGCTGATTTTGGATCACTTCTGCTCAAGTTTTTAAGTTCCTGAACACTAGTGTCTTCACTGTTCAAGACAGCACCAATCTCTGGAGAGCAATTGCTGGGTGTAACTTCCTTAAAAGTTAATTTACAGCATGAAGATTCTAAACAAGAAGGCATACCATTTTTTGGGGAAGCATCACAAGGCTGGGAACATTCTGACATGGTACAGCTCAACTCATCAGCGTTATCAACAGATAGATCTCCTTTACTGCATTCAGAGGCTGCATCATCCCCAATAAGTCGAAAAGAACAATTCGATGCAACAACATATTTTCCCTTCTGAGCATCTCTAGGAGTACTAGGTAAACTCATCTTATCAAGCCCCTGAACCAATTCTGCTGTCTCATCTTGAGAGATACAAGAAGATGACACAGCTCCCAAAGATGAATACTCAAAGTCTTTAACTTCCTTTGCAATGTTAAGGACAGAGTTTCTGTTCTTACGTTTTcctttcttgttcttcttggCAGAATCCGGAACTTTCTTAGCGACAAATCCTCTGATAGTTTCCTGAACAAAGCTACTAGTTAAAGACTGCAGCAATAACCAGTGCTTGATGtaacaaaacaaagaaaattgatGCAACCATATCGACCGCTGATGATGATGTCTCCCCATGAATATTTTTCCCTCGCACCTTTGTGGCCTCCGTCAAGGTAACCTCAATAGGAGAAGAGGTCCCACTGATTTCctgaaaaataatcaaaaacCGAGTTAAACATCAGCATGTCCAAATATGCCTCAATTGGGGGGAAAATCCAACAAATGTTTCTGAAGCAGCAATAATACCTCATGAGATATGCTACTCGGACTCGGAGAAAGATCCTGACACGAATTTGCACTGGGATTTACCcttttgaaattatgggaCTTTGCCTTCTTCCGGCGAGAAGTTGACCCTGACTTTTCTTTAACTTTATTAGGCAATGAACTACAATTTTTTTGCTCTCCCAGAAGTTCAAGTTTAGTGTACTCAAGAAAAATAACCATCAGAAATCCTCTGAGTTTCCTATGTAGACAATCAGCTAGGGTGCCAAGAGAGCCCAAAGTGCTAAAAAATTGCAACTCAGGGTCAAAATTGTCATGAAAGCTAGATAGCATCGTTGTAATTACACTCTGAAGCACAAACAAACGGTTAAAGTGATCAGCTAAACTCTTCTGAGGAACAACGTCCCTTGAAATGGTTGAGACAAACCCTGCGTCAAAGAGAAGGTCTTTCATATTTTGTTTCGATGACGCTTTCTGGTCATACTTTAGAGAATGCTCAAATCCCCCACTGAAAGCCCACAACTTATCTTCAGAGGTTTTACTTGCCTCGCTCAGAATTTCCATAATCTGAAAAATTGTAATGATCCGACAATTAGTCCACATCTTAAAGCTTTTTTAACTTTCAAGCAGACGAAGCTCATCGTGGACAAGCACAGTAAAATATCTATGTGAAGCAAAACTTGATTCATTAAAACAGACATCGATAGACTCCACAAGGTTAAAGGAAAATGGAAGTCCTGCAGATAGAACTAAATCCACTAAATTCTTCTCATGTTAGGCTACAACATGCTTGTCAATATTCCAAACAACACATAGAAAGCAGGATTTCCGTTCAAAATCCAACTATTTTCTCAAACAGAGATTGATATTTGTTTTAATGCTGTGCCTCTCTTGATTACCTCAGACTATTGCACTCGACAAGTAAAAGAGcataattgattattaaagAGGAACCAGTTAAATCGCTACAATGTTTGCATTGGCGTAGATTCCGCACATCAAACGTCGGAGAAGTTGGTGAGATATTCTTCACCATGAATTGCAAGATCAAAGCACCAtcagagaaaggaaaaaaacaacGGTGGTAACCTTACTTAGATATGAAGATGAAAGAAAATATACAGACATCAAAGTTTCAGGTGACATCTATCAAGTCCTGAATAATATAGtgcatttgaaaaaaattagcaATATACCAACAATTCACTCCTGATTTGTCTCTTAAAAAATGCGCTTTCAGGATTCACCACTAGCAAAAAGCACCATTGATTCTCTTAACATCTCCTTGAACATTTCTAGTTCACTATGTACCTGAAGTGCCTTGTTACAGTTTGAACCTCaaacaaaaatttatttagtCTAAGTTCCTTCAGCTATATCTCCACAGTGATGATAAGGTTCAAGGAATATACACCATCAATAAAggaaaatttaccaaaatgGTCTGGTTTTGATTTGCTTTATTGTAATATGCTTTATTGTAATAAACTAGGAACAACCACCATATAGCACATTGGATGTTATTAATCttctttataattattaacCAGCAAAATCACTAGtaacaaataaatatgttCAACTTTATATAGGATTAACCAAGTCCAGGAGACACGATCATAAAATCCAGGTAGGTCAACATTTACAACATCCTTCCTTTGCAGAGAGCCTGTTGCTATAGAACAACTTCACTGTATACAGCCCTTACTActtgcaaaatgttttgcttGTTGCATTTCAGTAGTAAAAAACAAGGTGGACAATCTAAATACACTGTCCAACTCTCAAGAAGAAGTCACCAACTCCAGCAGATGCAAGACCTTTCCATATCACTATCTTAAAAAACTCATAAAATTTTACCTCCACAGACCAAGAAGCATAGATAAAGAAAACAATTGATCTATCTTAGCaattaattatcaaataaaGCGAATAATTAATCTAGCTAGAATTTCTAACCTAAGTCTTGTTTATCTTATTCAAGCAAGTTCTCCTACTCCCCTTAGAAATAGAAGATTTAAACTTTTATATAGAAGCACAAACGGAATGGAAATTCATTTATAGTTATGCATGAATAAGGTAGCATTTGGTAATGGAGTGGAgttaatatttatgtatatatttaagttGGGTTATAATGATGGTTATAAAGAAGTATGTGTgagaatttatttaaattgaagaagcagataaaatagtaaatgatagtgtttgttgaattgaggaaaaagttCCAACCAATCAGGAAGAAAAAGTCCTAACTAAAATTTTTACTACTTAAACAAGAAAAGCAAAAGTTCTAACCAATCAGGGGGGAAAAAATTAGGGTCAACAAGCGGGCTAAATTTCAGACAAACTAAATTCTCCACAAAAGATTTTACAATTAGTGGCTACTGAAAAGCATTACCAGAAACGTCATGCATGTCGGTAATGATCTTTGGGACAGATTCCCCTATGCTAATACACAACAGCAAAAAAGCCTCAAAATCCATATATATCCTCCTATAAATCTAACATTATCCTTAAGCAAATGAAATCCTTGTCCTCTCTGTAAGCAAATGTAGTTTTGGGTTTAGGCAACATATAGaccaaaaataaattcaaactTAAAAACTAAGCGAAACCTTCTTTTCCCCCTGCTTACTAAAAGGAATCTCCTATGACTAATATCTGTCATAGATAGCAAATGCAAGCTCAACAAAAAACTTATCTAATTTACAACATCAGACTGAACCACATTTCTGTTTAAGCCTATATGTGCCACTTCCATACCAAATATGCTCAAGATATTTTGACTTGGATCCATATCAATGTCTCACCTGGACCATAGCTTCAGCTACTAGCTCATGGCGTGTTACATCATTACCAGACTTGGGCACATCATCTCAAAACAGATCTCCAAAGCACTCCTAAACCATCAACTGATGTTTGTGTCTGCAATACTCCTCCAAATAATATGTAGATAGTGCTAGAATCTAAATTCAACTCTACAATACAGGTGGAACTAATTAACCATTGCCACCCCACTCTCCCTATGTCTGCAAAGCAACCCAATTCAGGAAGGACATCCCGTTTCCCATGTTTATTTACTTCCTGTTAAAACTCAGGCCAAGGAGAAAATGCTTTGTGGAACGGAAGTTTCATCGACACTGCCCGCAGGTGACACGGGTGCTAGACACTAGAACATAAACATGAAAACtatgagtcaagtgcaactgcAGAGTTGAGACAAATGAGAGAAGCCTAATGCTGATAGCTCATGGACCATTTCACATCCAAAGCAAGTTAGGAAGTTCCCGAAACGTACCAAATTCTTTGCAGATTTACCCATCACTGCAGCTGACACCTTCCTTCTTGTTTCATCGTCCAAATTCCGCCACCAGTTCAAGCAGCCCTTCTTCCTCCAGAACACGTTTGCCGAAGCACTTGCCATGCCGACCTTCTCCTTCAATTTCACCCCTCTCTTTTTGCCACTGTTACAACTCAACCACGCCAATCTCAAAGCCACTTCTAACCGATTAGCCACGAAGGCGGAAATGCTATAATAGCCCTTGGCCTTCAACCACCCCAATTCCACCCAATCCTCCCCCAACTCCGCGACCTCGCCCCTCAAGAACTCTCCCTTAGAAACCCCGTCCATCGTCTCCACAAACAAATCGAAATCCCGAACCAGCTCTTCGCCAACAGTAACGGAGTCGAGGCAATTCAGGGAAACAGAGCACTCCTTGACATTGTCACCTTCGTTGGAGCTGAACAGGCGAGCCGACTCGAAGATGAGCCGAGAGGGAGCATCCGACTCGGCCACGCGGGAGAGGAGGCCGCGGGACCGGCGGCAGCAGAGGCTGGGCAGGTTGTCGGGGGAAGGGAGGTCGGGGAGGATGATGAAGGTGCAGTGGCCGCGGGGGTCGACGTGGCCGAGCATCTGGACGAGGATGCGGACGAAGCCGGGATCGACGGCGGTGAGGTGGGACTGGCGCTGGTGTGGGGTGAGGGAGGAGAACCATTTGAGGATGGAGGCTCTAGGGTTAGGGTTGGGGTTGGGGGTGGGGTTGGAGGTGTAGAGGGAGATGTGGGAGGTGAGGGAATCGATCAGCTGGTTCTTCTGAGACATGAGGAGAGGGCTCGGCTGCTTCAGAGATGACAGGGGCTTCCCGGGGAAATTCGACTTTTGTTTGGACATTTCTGCaaataaagagagaaagagctCCTCCTTGTCTTCCAGGGCGCTAATATATGTAGAGAGAGAGCGCGAGacgggagagagagagagagagggaatcTCTGTTTGGGCCCTAACTATTTGGTAACTGTTAGTCATTCACTCGGGGTGTAATACCAAATAAAAAGTGTCTAAAAGTATAGAACTAACTCACACTTATAATCACAGTTATAAGTATTTTGATTTATTcttattcatataaaataaatgaataatactcattaaatattttctcctATTGCGGTTAACTGCCGACTCTTTTCTCTCTAGCGGGTaatttttcaatctttttcCCTTCAAAAATTGACAGTTTCCTAGTAAGTATTCTCTTTTTTCGGTATGTATTCTTGAATCTAAAAGTTTAATGAGTCTCAACTAATTTAATTCGACTCAATCGCCCTACTAGTAAGTTAagttgtcctttttt
The sequence above is drawn from the Punica granatum isolate Tunisia-2019 chromosome 5, ASM765513v2, whole genome shotgun sequence genome and encodes:
- the LOC116207227 gene encoding uncharacterized protein LOC116207227 isoform X1 codes for the protein MSKQKSNFPGKPLSSLKQPSPLLMSQKNQLIDSLTSHISLYTSNPTPNPNPNPRASILKWFSSLTPHQRQSHLTAVDPGFVRILVQMLGHVDPRGHCTFIILPDLPSPDNLPSLCCRRSRGLLSRVAESDAPSRLIFESARLFSSNEGDNVKECSVSLNCLDSVTVGEELVRDFDLFVETMDGVSKGEFLRGEVAELGEDWVELGWLKAKGYYSISAFVANRLEVALRLAWLSCNSGKKRGVKLKEKVGMASASANVFWRKKGCLNWWRNLDDETRRKVSAAVMGKSAKNLIMEILSEASKTSEDKLWAFSGGFEHSLKYDQKASSKQNMKDLLFDAGFVSTISRDVVPQKSLADHFNRLFVLQSVITTMLSSFHDNFDPELQFFSTLGSLGTLADCLHRKLRGFLMVIFLEYTKLELLGEQKNCSSLPNKVKEKSGSTSRRKKAKSHNFKRVNPSANSCQDLSPSPSSISHEEISGTSSPIEVTLTEATKVRGKNIHGETSSSAVDMETIRGFVAKKVPDSAKKNKKGKRKNRNSVLNIAKEVKDFEYSSLGAVSSSCISQDETAELVQGLDKMSLPSTPRDAQKGKYVVASNCSFRLIGDDAASECSKGDLSVDNADELSCTMSECSQPCDASPKNGMPSCLESSCCKLTFKEVTPSNCSPEIGAVLNSEDTSVQELKNLSRSDPKSAHPRQKGRVFDLKGGVTKGEERVNFGDQPERDGSSASQSQEWPSVASYSPSPSSHLPPATDRLHLDVGRNWQNHFHQPFLPTIHQTRNPPMENGCKQILTRPLPMSLDWPPVVRGSCSLASSIACGYDSGFIPRRQTPFHQGFSSHSLHLNVTSNNDEKKYTGDFLDKPELMNMHDLVDECDGQWISEEEFEVHGVSGFDYNQYFGGGIMYWNPSDHPGTGYSRPPSLSSDDSFWTWQEADMNRAVDDMVAFSSSYSTNGLASPTAAPFCSPFDPLSSGHQALGYVMAGSEVAGLADSAGDEEASGSLANITADVDGKTGDSLPYPVLRPIIIPNISRERLKRGHDLKSPCIPPTRREKPRIKRPPSPVVLCVPRAPRPPPPSPVGDSRKHRGFPTVRSGSSSPRHWGVRGWHHDNGNSNLEEGCVRMDGAEVVLPSWRANNLSTHSMIQPIPGTLLQDHLIAIPQLARDQEHPDVAFPLQPPDQQNCPTRKASLSLLHSTLNDEIDSFWKKVASENLSRKPYINWAVKRVTRSLQVLWPRSRTNIFGSNATGLALPTSDVDLVVCLPPVRNLEPIKEAGILEGRNGIKETCLQHAARYLANQEWVKNDSLKTVENTAIPIIMLEVEVPRDLITSTASRVQSPKEDPVQINREERNLVDFQVGESEDSSSPRCCQTNYECKKDPKTVRLDISFKSASHTGLQTTELVRELTEQFPAATPLALLLKQFLADRSLDQSYSGGLSSYCLVLLITRFLQHEHHLGRSINQNFGSLLMDFLYFFGNVFDPRQMRVSVRGRGLYMTRERGHSIDPIHIDDPLCPTNNVGRNCFRIHQCIKAFSEAYSLLEQELSCLSDKADSDTCSTPPYRLLQKIIPGIS